In Papaver somniferum cultivar HN1 chromosome 9, ASM357369v1, whole genome shotgun sequence, the genomic stretch TTACAATAATAGCACTGTACTAGTACACATGCACTATTCAGTAGAAAACTTAAGCTTTTTTATCACTACCTCATTACCGTTATAGGTGCTCTTGCTTTCTCAGGAGAAGCTCTTATCATCGATATAAAGTACCTTCTCCCTAGAATCACAGAAACACTCAGTTTTATCGAAAGGAACTTCCAAATTTGAAGTTTCTTTCCAACATttttgatcattttttttcttgatctgtttgattttcttttcagAGTTTGGTAATGCAAGCAATGGGTTCGTTTAATGGCCCTAAAATTAGAGCCAACAATTTGTTTGTTTACGCCCTGTTGTTTCTTCTCATTGGTTCTCATGTTTCTGTCTCTGTTTCAGCCCGGGTAATACGGATTTGATTCAGATTTGTTTCATTCTCTAGTCACTTGAGTAAAAGATTTTAAATTTGTGTCGATGTCAAATTTGTAGGAATCAAAAGTGGAACTTAATGGGAAATTTCCAAAAGGATCTGTAAAAGACCTTGGTCAAAGTAGTAAAGCTGCTAGAGTAAGTAGAAGCAAAGATGCATTTTCTTAGCCAAGATTTTAGAGCTGTTTTTGGATGTTGAATTCTTAAGGGTCATCTTATCTGTTCTTCGTAGATAAAGAGAACAGTGAATGGGCTATTGGAGGTGCTGCTGGTGGATGCCAAAGGCTTGAAAGATCTTGAGCGATTTACTGGTATATACCATTCCTTCAATTTTCTCTGTCGTTATTTGAAGAATAAGAAATACTTCTGTTATAGTTCTTTTCCCTGTTTATAGCTGTGGTATAAATTAGGTATAATTAGTTGATCCATAGCTGTGGTATAAATTAGCCGTTTGTTTGTAAAGAAGTTAAATGGGATTATTAATATTGCAGGAGGGATGGATCCGTATGTGATGATCAACTACAAAAAGCAAGAGCGAAATAGCACTGTTGCTAAAGGTATTCGCCAATTTCGCCTTGTACATAATGTGCCTAAATCCTATAAGATTTACTAAAATGACCATTGCTCAAACAGCATTTGCTTATTGTTGAAAACCGTATAAACCATTTTACATGAATTTGTAAACAGATCCAGAAGGTTAAACAAACTTCGGCGTGTTGTTAAGACTTAAGACTGTTTAGTGATAGATTTAATTGGATTGGTTAGATTTAATCAGTCAAGCCGCTTCCTTCAATGTGTATGCGGTGTCACTTGCAAAATTTATGTAACATGTAGTATGCAGACAAGGTCATTTCAGAAATCCATGTTTTGTGTTGACTAAAATCACATTTACCCATTCTGAAAAACAAGAAGTGCCCCTAGTTTAGTTTAAGAGGATTAATTTACCTTTGCAAGTGCCGAGTTCGGTCATTTGACTCAGTTGGCATTCAATCAATTGCTCGTATGATGCCCAGTAAATGCCCAGAGTTACAATGTGTGCAGCTAAGACGATGCTATCAAAATTGCTTAATACAGGTGCAGGTAGCAAACCAGTGTGGAACAAAAAGTTTTCTTTCAGGGTTCAATATCCTGATAATACTGGTGGCAAGGGGTACAAGCTCATCCTGAAGCTCATGGACAAAGACACTTTCACTGTTGACGATTTCATTGGTGAAACTGTGTAAGCAGTTTAACGATCTTATCtaccatatatatacatatatatatatatataattatataTAAAACAATTCACATCACTTGTCAACAGCTTAAGCTGGCCACATGATGTGGAAGTAGGACCTTTACTTGCTAGACTGTGATCTGAATGTTGCTGTGTACTCGTATCGACTATCCTTGTGCAGGATTTATGTGGAGGATCTGTTGGCACTAGGAGGTGAAAAGGGAAAGTATCAAATACAACCTAGCAAATACAGAGTCGTCGGCTCAAACAAAAAGTACAATGGAGAGATTCGAGTCGGCCTTTCTTTCACCCGCACAAGGTAAGGGCCATATATATACCACATTTATGAAATGCTAAAGATAATTAAAGTGTTATTATGGATTGAGCAACACTTGGACATATTCTTCTTttgaccattggagaagctctaatatGCAATTCTAAGAAGCTTATGTGTGGTAACACTGTGGTCAGAAAATGATTGCCTCTTTTGTTATTTATATACAAACAGGTAAGACGAGATGGATAGGAGGAGGAAGAATCTGGAGGACGGAGAGATGAGTTTCATCCAAGTAGGGATGAGGAGGCGTGGAAGGGTCCAATCCTTTTTCTACTTTCTAGTTGAAGTTAGTTGTGTTTTAATTCAATTCCTCCATGCTAATTATGAGATGAATCAAGCATCTATTAATTGCTTAGTTTAAGGATTGCCTAGTCAATTGAGTTTTAGCCTGTATTTCGTATCATTTTCTGTAACCTTAGGATATGCAACTCTCTGCAGTGGTCAGTGTATTCTAATTTCAGAGTATCAGATGGTTGGATACTGTATCAGGCTGGCAAGTCGGATATCCGTCTTTATTTATTTAACTGAAGGCATGAGAGTTATAGAGTAGAATGTCGCAACTAGACCTGAATGAAAATTCATTTACTAATAGGTTAGTTTAAATATTTTGTCATAGATGCTTTCATAACTTTACCCCTTCTTGACACCCCTTAGACCAAGCACTATGGGAGA encodes the following:
- the LOC113307974 gene encoding elicitor-responsive protein 1-like, which encodes MQAMGSFNGPKIRANNLFVYALLFLLIGSHVSVSVSARESKVELNGKFPKGSVKDLGQSSKAARIKRTVNGLLEVLLVDAKGLKDLERFTGGMDPYVMINYKKQERNSTVAKGAGSKPVWNKKFSFRVQYPDNTGGKGYKLILKLMDKDTFTVDDFIGETVIYVEDLLALGGEKGKYQIQPSKYRVVGSNKKYNGEIRVGLSFTRTR